Proteins from a genomic interval of Spea bombifrons isolate aSpeBom1 chromosome 4, aSpeBom1.2.pri, whole genome shotgun sequence:
- the LOC128491629 gene encoding olfactory receptor 11L1-like, giving the protein MKEENYTMITKIFLLGFENLHSLKDVLFIGIFVAYWLAISGNVYIITLVSTCKKLHCPMYIFLTQLSFLDILLITTIVPNMLYVILNEGISISLMGCITQFCFFAGSEMAECLLLTVMSYDRYLAICSPLRYTSIMDFALCTKLVVLSWSFTFVMILIIALTMCTLQFCGPHVINHFFCDFAPLLELSCTDTSVVQMESFLMSVPVLGLPVIVIIVSYVYIIITILKIPTITGRQKTFSTCSSHLTVVSIYYGTLIGIYLLPHERSSMVTNKALSLLYTVVTPLLNPIIYSLRNKDIKGAIAKVTNKINFNY; this is encoded by the coding sequence ATGAAGGAAGAAAACTATACAATGATTACAAAGATCTTTCTATTGGGATTCGAAAACCTTCACAGCCTGAAAGATGTACTTTTCATTGGAATCTTTGTAGCTTATTGGTTGGCGATATCTGGAAACGTCTACATCATTACCTTGGTGTCAACATGCAAGAAGCTCCACTGTCCCATGTACATCTTCTTAACACAGCTGTCTTTCTTAGATATCTTGTTGATCACAACCATTGTACCTAACATGCTCTATGTCATACTCAATGAAGGCATCTCAATATCATTGATGGGCTGCATTActcaattttgtttctttgcggGTTCAGAAATGGCAGAGTGTCTACTTCTAACAGTGATGTCCTATGACcggtatttggccatctgtaGCCCACTGAGATACACGTCTATCATGGACTTTGCCCTTTGTACCAAGTTAGTCGTTCTGTCTTGGTCATTTACCTTTGTAATGATTCTAATCATAGCTTTGACCATGTGTACCTTACAGTTCTGTGGACCACATGTTATCAACCATTTCTTCTGTGATTTTGCCCCTCTTTTAGAGCTTTCATGCACAGATACATCTGTGGTACAAATGGAAAGTTTCTTAATGTCTGTCCCTGTACTCGGTTTACCTGTAATAGTCATCATAGTATCATATGTCTACATTATCATTACAATCCTAAAAATCCCAACAATTACAGGGAGGCAGAAAACGTTCTCCACTTGTAGCTCCCATCTGACTGTAGTTTCCATATATTATGGGACCTTAATTGGCATTTATTTGTTACCACATGAAAGATCATCAATGGTGACAAACAAAGCTCTGTCTCTTTTGTATACTGTGGTGACCCCATTGCTTAATCCTATCATATACAGCTTGAGGAACAAAGATATCAAAGGTGCAATTGCAAAAGTAaccaataaaattaattttaactattaa
- the LOC128491630 gene encoding olfactory receptor 11L1-like, translating into MTEGNSTMITKILLLGFENLHSLKYLFFIGIFLVYCLAVSGNVFIITLVSTCKKLHCPMYIFITQVSFLDILLITTIVPNMLHIVLNEGISISFVGCITQFCFFAGSVMAECLLLTMMSYDRYLAICTPLRYTSIMDLVLCVKLIVLSWLSTFIMLLIIALTICSLRFCGPHVINHFFCDFTPLLDLSCTDTSIVHMEIFIVSVPILGLPVIVIILSYIYIIITILKIPSITGRQKTFSTCSSHLSVVSIYFGTIMGIYLLPHERSSLVTNKVLSLFYTVVTPFVNPIIYSLRNKDIKGIITKITNKMSIGY; encoded by the coding sequence ATGACGGAAGGAAACTCTACAATGATCACCAAGATCTTACTGCTGGGATTTGAGAACCTTCACAGCttgaagtatttatttttcattggaATCTTTCTAGTTTATTGTTTGGCCGTATCTGGGAACGTCTTCATCATTACCTTGGTGTCAACATGCAAGAAGCTACACTGTCCCATGTACATCTTCATAACACAGGTGTCTTTCTTAGACATCTTGTTGATCACAACCATTGTCCCCAACATGCTCCACATTGTACTGAATGAAGGTATCTCAATATCATTCGTGGGCTGCATTActcaattttgtttctttgcggGTTCAGTAATGGCAGAGTGTCTACTTCTAACAATGATGTCCTATGACcggtatttggccatctgtaCCCCACTGAGATACACGTCTATCATGGACTTAGTGCTTTGTGTGAAGTTAATCGTTCTGTCTTGGTTGTCTACCTTTATAATGTTGCTGATCATAGCTTTAACCATTTGTAGCCTAAGGTTCTGTGGCCCACATGTAATTAACCATTTCTTCTGTGATTTTACCCCTCTTTTAGATCTCTCATGCACAGATACCTCTATAGTACACATGGAAATCTTCATTGTGTCTGTACCTATACTCGGTTTACCTGTAATAGTCATCATTCTATCATATATCTACATTATCATTACAATCCTAAAGATCCCATCTATTACAGGAAGGCAGAAGACGTTCTCCACCTGTAGCTCCCATCTCTCTGTGGTTTCCATATATTTTGGGACAATAATGGGCATTTATTTGTTACCACACGAAAGATCATCACTGGTCACAAACAAAGTCTTATCCCTTTTTTACACCGTGGTGACCCCATTTGTTAACCCTATCATATACAGCTTGAGGAATAAAGATATCAAAggtataattacaaaaataaccaataaaatGAGCATTGGCTATTGA
- the LOC128491631 gene encoding olfactory receptor 1468-like, with the protein MTEGNSTMITKILLLGFENLHSLKYLFFIGIFLVYCLAVSGNVFIITLVSTCRKLHRPMYIFLTQLSFLDILLITTIVPNMLRIVLNEGISMTFMGCIIQFFFFAGLEMAECLLLTVMSYDRYLAICTPLRYTSIMDFELCVKLVVLSWLLSFILILIITSTMCSLQFCGPHIINHFFCDYTPLLDLSCTDTSIVQTEVFFMSAFVLGLPVIVIITSYVSIVFTILKIPSITGRQKTFSTCSSHLSVVSIYFGTIMGIYLLPHERSSLATNKVLSLFYTVVTPFVNPMIYSLRNKDIKGIITNITNKMRVRYDVHANAAHPRRSQNEVRADAARSHCEVQDDATHSRHSR; encoded by the coding sequence ATGACGGAAGGAAACTCTACAATGATCACCAAGATCTTACTGCTGGGATTTGAGAACCTTCACAGCttgaagtatttatttttcattggaATCTTTCTAGTTTATTGTTTGGCCGTATCCGGGAACGTCTTCATCATTACCTTGGTGTCAACGTGCAGGAAGCTCCACCGTCCCATGTACATCTTCTTAACACAGCTGTCTTTTTTAGACATCTTGTTGATCACAACCATTGTCCCCAACATGCTCCGCATTGTACTGAATGAAGGTATCTCAATGACTTTTATGGGCTGcattattcaattttttttctttgcaggcCTAGAAATGGCAGAGTGTCTACTTCTAACAGTGATGTCCTATGACcggtatttggccatctgtaCCCCACTGAGATACACGTCTATCATGGACTTTGAGCTTTGTGTGAAGTTAGTTGTTCTGTCTTGGTTGCTTAGTTTTATCCTCATTCTAATAATAACTTCGACCATGTGTAGCCTACAGTTCTGTGGACCACACattattaaccatttcttttGTGATTATACCCCACTTTTAGACCTTTCATGCACAGATACATCCATAGTACAAACAGAAGTTTTCTTTATGTCCGCATTTGTGCTTGGTTTACCTGTAATAGTCATCATAACATCGTATGTCTCCATTGTCTTCACAATCCTAAAGATCCCATCTATTACAGGAAGGCAGAAGACGTTCTCCACCTGTAGCTCCCATCTCTCTGTGGTTTCCATATATTTTGGGACAATAATGGGCATTTATTTGTTACCACACGAAAGATCATCACTGGCCACAAACAAAGTCTTATCTCTTTTTTACACCGTTGTGACCCCATTTGTTAACCCTATGATATACAGCTTGAGGAATAAAGATATCAAGGGTATAATTACCAATATAACCAATAAAATGAGAGTTAGATATGATGTGCACGCCAACGCAGCACATCCGCGACGCTCACAGAATGAGGTGCGCGCTGATGCGGCACGCTCGCATTGTGAAGTCCAAGACGACGCTACACATTCGCGTCACTCGCGATGA
- the LOC128491632 gene encoding olfactory receptor 11L1-like: MTEGNSTMITKILLLGFENLHSLKYLFFIGIFLVYCLAVSGNVFIITLVSTCRKLHRPMYIFLTQLSFLDILLITTIVPNMLRIILNEVISMTFIACIVQFCFFAGSVMAECLLLTMMSYDRYLAICSPLRYTSIMDFALCVKLVVLSWLLSFILILIITLTICSLQFCGPHIINHFFCDYTPILDLSCADTSIVQTEVFFMSVFVLGFPVVVIITSYVSIVFTILKIPSITGRQKTFSTCSSHLSVVSIYFGTIIGIYLLPHERSSLATNKVLSLFYTVVTPFVNPIIYSLRNKDIKGIITNISNKMRVSY, encoded by the coding sequence ATGACGGAAGGAAACTCTACAATGATCACCAAGATCTTACTGCTGGGATTTGAGAACCTTCACAGCttgaagtatttatttttcattggaATCTTTCTAGTTTATTGTTTGGCCGTATCCGGGAACGTCTTCATCATCACCTTGGTGTCAACATGCAGGAAGCTTCACCGTCCCATGTACATCTTCTTAACACAGCTGTCTTTTTTAGACATCTTGTTGATCACAACCATTGTCCCCAACATGCTCCGCATTATACTGAATGAAGTTATCTCAATGACTTTTATCGCCTGCATTGTTCAATTTTGCTTCTTTGCTGGTTCAGTAATGGCAGAGTGTCTACTTCTAACAATGATGTCCTATGACCGGTACTTGGCCATCTGTAGTCCACTGAGATACACGTCTATCATGGACTTTGCGCTTTGTGTGAAGTTGGTTGTTCTGTCTTGGTTGCTTAGTTTTATACTCATTCTGATAATAACTTTAACCATTTGTAGCCTACAGTTCTGTGGACCACACattattaaccatttcttttGTGATTATACCCCAATTTTAGACCTTTCATGCGCAGATACATCCATAGTACAAACAGAAGTATTCTTTATGTCAGTTTTTGTGCTTGGTTTTCCTGTAGTAGTCATCATAACATCGTATGTCTCCATTGTCTTCACAATCCTAAAGATCCCATCTATTACAGGAAGGCAGAAGACGTTCTCCACCTGTAGCTCCCATCTCTCTGTGGTTTCCATATATTTTGGGACAATAATTGGCATTTATTTGTTACCACATGAAAGATCATCACTGGCCACAAACAAAGTCTTATCTCTTTTTTACACCGTGGTGACCCCATTTGTTAACCCTATCATATACAGCTTGAGGAATAAAGATATCAAAGGTATAATTACCAATATAAGCAATAAAATGAGAGTTAGCTATTGA